One genomic region from Thermoleptolyngbya sichuanensis A183 encodes:
- a CDS encoding globin family protein produces MHPQIDALFDEAENRYLKPEELAVLSQYVESLPARLDAYCSLRDREITIMQQAADRLVAELPGESTETLERSVKNALLVLRHCATAMLMNDEAFLKDRLQPMAQMIQAYDSQRIDSALFRLLSQSLSHHLAPQQVKFLLPMLAIAQSDLHLSGEAPLTAAALF; encoded by the coding sequence ATGCACCCACAAATCGACGCACTCTTCGACGAAGCCGAAAACCGCTACCTCAAGCCCGAAGAACTGGCCGTGCTGAGCCAGTATGTCGAGTCGCTTCCCGCCCGCCTGGATGCCTATTGCAGCCTGCGCGATCGCGAAATCACTATCATGCAGCAAGCCGCCGATCGGCTGGTGGCAGAACTGCCCGGCGAATCGACCGAAACCCTGGAGCGCAGCGTCAAAAACGCGCTGCTGGTGCTGCGTCACTGCGCTACTGCCATGCTGATGAACGATGAGGCCTTCCTCAAAGACCGCCTGCAACCCATGGCCCAAATGATTCAGGCCTACGACAGCCAGCGCATCGACTCGGCGCTGTTTCGCCTGCTAAGCCAATCCCTCAGCCATCACCTCGCGCCCCAGCAGGTCAAGTTCCTGCTGCCGATGCTGGCGATCGCCCAGAGCGATCTGCACCTTTCGGGCGAAGCACCGCTCACCGCAGCCGCCCTGTTTTAG
- a CDS encoding V4R domain-containing protein: protein MISVADLLVNNRIPGSYFATDAYVRSDLEMGLLENRQGDRLIALPETLIQAIYSGLDKETGQASRLVLYNCGRWWGKTFYSRFSEELTDYYGTPLSNMPMVEFLQSLQQCWITHGWGKIDLDQTYQHRGFLVVKIWNSPFARLAPRKDQPVCHLEAGVLASFFSQITGRELHCVQTTCESMGADCNRFVLGLPKRLEPAETMVTNLDHEAIMQQLCKA, encoded by the coding sequence ATGATCTCCGTCGCTGATTTACTGGTTAATAACCGCATTCCCGGCAGCTACTTTGCGACCGATGCCTACGTCCGCAGCGATCTGGAAATGGGGCTGCTGGAAAACCGTCAGGGCGATCGCCTGATTGCCCTCCCCGAAACGCTGATCCAGGCAATCTACAGCGGGCTAGACAAAGAAACTGGCCAAGCCTCGCGGCTGGTGCTATACAACTGCGGGCGCTGGTGGGGCAAGACCTTCTACAGCCGCTTTTCGGAAGAGCTGACCGACTATTACGGCACGCCGCTGTCGAATATGCCGATGGTGGAGTTTTTACAGAGCCTCCAGCAGTGCTGGATTACCCACGGCTGGGGCAAGATTGATCTGGATCAAACCTATCAGCATCGCGGCTTTTTGGTGGTGAAGATCTGGAACTCGCCCTTTGCGCGACTGGCTCCCCGCAAAGACCAGCCTGTGTGTCATCTGGAAGCGGGTGTTCTGGCCTCTTTCTTTAGCCAGATTACGGGGCGAGAGTTGCATTGCGTGCAAACAACCTGCGAGTCGATGGGCGCAGACTGCAATCGTTTCGTATTGGGGCTACCCAAACGGCTAGAGCCAGCCGAAACGATGGTCACCAATCTCGACCACGAGGCAATTATGCAGCAGCTTTGCAAAGCCTAG